One region of uncultured Methanolobus sp. genomic DNA includes:
- a CDS encoding leucine-rich repeat protein has protein sequence MKQNIIKHGIMVSMVLLLMLSLVGIVSAHNVTISRTITPSTVNTGESFDVIIDLNLTGTLGGSNMATVTEKYSKTDWTISNITADTAFAEYINGTPGMYQWGTGMSSLPLGSYQISYTMTVPSDETSGDYTIEGYYEDVDHSDDDDLSDPKVLTTGDSIVTIDGGVLNIYSTAMGNTNPGAPDPGIPGFVGPNGDGKTELGTVNPIFVTWASTVMDYSPADQAIGAGFSDPGRTLGPVTCDNFDIVSLGDLNQDQINAGELPGSITLGFAFPIADGNGPDLAVFENGFGMDTIFAELGYVEVSTDGVIFARFPSISRTSGPVGGYGNIDPTGVYNLAGKHANAYGDSWGTPFDLSTLAQAPQVLNGSVDLNSINYVRIVDIPGSGDFKDSLGNPIYDGWLTFGSGGLDLEAVGVINIGAVSVPVVNFTADVTYGTAPLTVQFNDVSNGVIVDYAWDFDNDGIIDSTSQNPEFTYETAGTYTVSLTVSNPGGSTTETKADYIVSVLPDSPVADFSVDVTSGSVPLTVQFTDLTTNKPVSWAWDFESDGIIDSHEQNPSWTYDAAGNYTVTLTASNLAASDTVTRVNLTSVVNLPPMADFSADPLVTLIGHSVQFTDLSTNSPTFWQWDFNNDGVVDSTMQNPNYTYTTAGTYTVNFTVSNSAGSGDKVKSDYIIVRQQASPASNFTYTSDGSSITITKYVGPDGIVIIPAKIEGLPVTTIGAGAFSDCSGLTTLSIPDSVTTIGDSAFSDCSGLTTLNIPDNVNSIGNYVFQGCSGLTTLNIPNNVNSIGIYMFQGCSGLTTLSIPENVTSIGTRAFKDCSGLTTLNIPNNVTSIGNGAFSDCFGLTTLNIGSGVTYIGSSAFSGCSGLAALEVDADNSVFASVDGVLYDKGLKTLLQCPFGKNGSVTIPGSVTRIDDFAFSDCTNLVSLTIPDSVTNIGTNALRDCTNLTSLTIGNSVTSIGNFAFMGCSALTTVTIPDSVTSISMFVFRDCSALTTVNIGSGVRGIGTNAFSGCSALTAINVNANNSLYSSVVGILYDKDITTLIQYPSGKNGSATIPDSVTSIGTDAFRDCTNLTSLTIPYNVTSIGTSAFRDCTNLTLLTFEGSAPTVGRRWAQGCTNLVVYYQPDATGFTTPTWEGVPCYPILPVLSFVPVDAEVIDGQTTEIVISVDSLPDGLSGYELTVDIGDPAIAEIVDVSYPDWVSISDNSSLPNGSIYIKAVDGNNAIEAGAEDVVLATLTVNGKDMGTTNFTLGVKRLDDDTGAEINATLEIGTLEVTRTPIPGQTASPRDLDGDGLYEDLTGDGVCSFVDVEVLFYQMDWIEANMPSKVDYNGNGRVDFDDVVALFDMV, from the coding sequence ATGAAACAAAACATAATCAAACACGGGATCATGGTAAGCATGGTCCTGTTGCTGATGCTATCCCTTGTGGGCATAGTTTCGGCGCATAATGTAACGATTAGCAGAACAATAACACCAAGCACTGTCAATACAGGTGAATCTTTTGATGTAATCATCGACCTCAATCTCACAGGCACCCTTGGTGGCAGCAATATGGCCACGGTAACGGAAAAATATTCCAAGACCGACTGGACTATCAGCAATATCACCGCAGATACAGCTTTCGCGGAGTACATAAACGGTACTCCGGGTATGTACCAGTGGGGTACTGGAATGAGTTCACTGCCACTAGGTAGTTACCAGATATCCTACACAATGACTGTGCCATCCGATGAAACCTCTGGTGATTACACTATTGAAGGTTATTATGAGGATGTTGATCATTCTGATGACGATGATCTTTCAGATCCGAAGGTCCTTACTACAGGTGATAGCATTGTGACTATCGACGGGGGCGTTCTCAATATTTATTCAACGGCAATGGGAAATACTAATCCCGGAGCGCCTGATCCTGGAATTCCAGGATTTGTAGGCCCCAACGGTGATGGTAAGACCGAGTTAGGTACTGTGAACCCTATATTTGTGACCTGGGCCAGCACGGTCATGGACTACTCTCCAGCTGACCAGGCTATAGGGGCAGGGTTTTCCGATCCGGGCAGGACTCTTGGGCCTGTGACCTGCGATAATTTCGACATTGTCAGCCTGGGAGATCTCAATCAAGATCAGATTAATGCAGGTGAACTACCGGGATCCATAACCCTTGGATTCGCCTTCCCTATTGCTGACGGCAACGGACCGGACCTGGCGGTTTTTGAGAATGGCTTTGGTATGGACACAATATTCGCCGAGTTAGGTTATGTGGAGGTATCAACTGACGGCGTTATCTTCGCGCGCTTCCCCTCGATATCCCGGACCTCTGGGCCAGTAGGCGGATATGGGAATATAGACCCCACCGGAGTATACAACCTGGCAGGCAAGCACGCCAATGCTTATGGAGATTCCTGGGGCACACCCTTCGACCTGAGCACCCTTGCACAGGCACCCCAAGTGCTTAATGGGAGCGTAGACCTTAATTCCATTAATTATGTCCGCATAGTGGATATTCCGGGCAGCGGGGATTTCAAGGACTCCTTGGGCAATCCCATCTATGATGGCTGGCTGACTTTTGGTTCAGGCGGATTAGACCTGGAAGCTGTTGGCGTCATCAATATTGGTGCGGTTAGTGTACCGGTGGTGAACTTCACCGCTGACGTGACCTATGGGACTGCACCGCTTACGGTACAATTCAATGATGTGAGCAACGGTGTAATAGTTGACTATGCCTGGGATTTTGATAATGATGGGATTATAGACTCAACCTCACAGAACCCTGAGTTCACCTATGAGACTGCCGGTACATACACTGTCTCACTGACAGTATCCAATCCCGGTGGATCGACCACCGAAACCAAGGCAGATTACATCGTCTCCGTCCTGCCGGACTCACCGGTAGCCGATTTCTCCGTTGATGTAACTAGCGGTTCCGTTCCGCTGACTGTGCAGTTCACTGACCTTACTACCAACAAACCAGTCAGTTGGGCCTGGGACTTCGAGTCTGATGGCATAATCGACTCACACGAGCAGAATCCCTCCTGGACATATGATGCCGCTGGTAACTATACAGTGACTCTGACCGCCTCTAACCTGGCGGCTTCTGATACTGTCACCAGGGTTAATCTGACTTCGGTTGTCAATTTACCACCGATGGCTGATTTCTCAGCTGATCCGTTGGTCACTTTAATAGGACACAGTGTGCAATTCACTGACCTGTCTACAAACTCTCCGACCTTCTGGCAGTGGGACTTCAACAATGACGGTGTAGTTGACAGTACGATGCAGAATCCGAACTACACATATACTACCGCAGGAACATACACTGTCAATTTTACAGTGAGCAATTCTGCAGGAAGTGGTGATAAAGTTAAGAGTGACTACATCATCGTGAGGCAGCAGGCTTCTCCGGCCAGTAATTTTACCTACACCAGTGACGGCAGCTCTATAACCATCACTAAATACGTAGGCCCGGATGGTATTGTCATAATACCCGCAAAGATCGAGGGATTACCGGTGACTACTATCGGTGCCGGTGCATTCTCAGATTGCTCAGGTCTGACCACATTGAGCATCCCTGACAGCGTCACCACCATCGGTGACAGCGCGTTCTCAGATTGTTCCGGTCTGACCACATTGAACATCCCGGACAACGTCAACAGTATTGGCAATTATGTGTTCCAGGGTTGCTCAGGTCTGACCACATTGAACATCCCGAACAACGTCAACAGTATTGGTATTTATATGTTCCAGGGTTGCTCAGGTCTGACCACATTGAGCATCCCGGAGAATGTCACTTCCATCGGTACCAGGGCATTCAAAGATTGCTCAGGTCTGACCACATTGAACATCCCGAACAACGTCACTAGCATTGGCAACGGCGCGTTTTCAGATTGCTTCGGTCTTACCACATTGAACATCGGCAGCGGGGTTACGTACATAGGCAGTTCTGCTTTCTCCGGTTGTTCAGGTCTGGCTGCACTTGAGGTAGATGCCGACAACAGTGTGTTCGCGAGTGTCGACGGGGTCTTGTATGACAAGGGTCTCAAAACGCTGCTACAATGTCCCTTTGGAAAAAACGGTTCTGTCACCATCCCCGGTAGCGTTACCAGAATCGACGACTTTGCATTCAGTGACTGCACCAACCTTGTCTCTTTGACCATTCCGGATAGTGTAACCAACATCGGTACCAATGCGTTACGTGACTGCACCAACCTTACCTCGTTGACCATAGGAAACAGTGTAACCAGCATCGGTAATTTTGCGTTCATGGGGTGCTCTGCACTGACAACTGTGACCATTCCGGACAGCGTAACCAGTATCAGTATGTTTGTGTTCAGGGACTGCTCTGCACTGACTACGGTGAACATCGGCAGTGGAGTAAGGGGAATAGGAACTAATGCTTTCTCTGGTTGTTCCGCACTGACTGCGATCAATGTCAATGCCAATAACAGTTTGTACTCCAGTGTTGTCGGCATCCTGTACGACAAGGACATCACAACGTTGATACAATATCCGTCAGGAAAGAACGGTTCTGCCACCATCCCGGATAGTGTAACCAGTATCGGTACCGATGCGTTCCGTGACTGCACCAACCTTACCTCGTTGACCATCCCCTACAATGTAACCAGCATCGGTACCAGTGCGTTCCGTGACTGCACCAACCTGACTTTGTTGACCTTCGAGGGAAGCGCACCGACGGTCGGTAGAAGATGGGCGCAAGGATGCACAAATCTGGTAGTTTACTACCAGCCAGACGCCACCGGCTTCACCACACCTACATGGGAAGGTGTTCCATGCTATCCGATTCTTCCGGTACTTTCCTTCGTGCCTGTGGATGCTGAAGTCATCGATGGCCAGACCACCGAGATTGTCATCAGCGTAGACTCACTGCCAGATGGTCTTTCAGGCTATGAGCTTACCGTGGATATCGGCGACCCGGCAATTGCCGAGATAGTGGACGTCAGTTATCCTGACTGGGTATCCATTTCCGACAACTCCAGTCTGCCAAACGGTTCTATCTACATAAAGGCAGTTGACGGAAACAATGCGATAGAAGCAGGTGCTGAGGACGTCGTACTTGCAACTCTCACTGTTAACGGAAAAGACATGGGAACTACAAACTTCACTCTTGGTGTCAAAAGGCTTGACGACGACACAGGTGCAGAGATCAATGCTACACTTGAGATTGGAACCCTCGAGGTCACCAGAACACCGATCCCAGGTCAGACCGCTTCTCCCCGTGACCTTGACGGAGACGGACTCTACGAAGATCTCACGGGTGACGGTGTATGCAGTTTCGTGGACGTAGAAGTACTATTCTACCAGATGGACTGGATAGAGGCAAACATGCCATCAAAGGTCGATTACAACGGCAATGGCAGGGTTGACTTCGATGATGTGGTAGCCCTGTTCGATATGGTGTGA
- a CDS encoding PKD domain-containing protein: MKQNMIKHGIMISMILLLMLSLVGVVSAHNVTVPYSGDSGSSSVKDVPAADFTADVTSGTAPFTVNFTDQSTGAASWSWDFDGDGIEDSAEQNPQYIFYPGNYTVNLTVSNSAGSDTESKEDYIGVIGPYSTAMANENPGAPDPAIPMYIGPEGDGKYDTSSDDNINYRNPIFVARHTSVVDYSPSAEISGGTLSLGDLTEEEIAAGKSPGEITVWFEAPICNGKGTDFVSTENAFLADSTGLLFAELGYLEVSTDGEYFARFPSVSYTSGRVGDYGGIDSRNVYNLVGKHVSMYGNYWGTPFDLDDLADDPGVLNGSLDLNEINYVRVIDIPGSGHFKDSLGNPIYDAWPTWGTGGLEFGGIDVIYCRPAANFTADETTGSGSLTVQFTDISTGGPTTWLWDFGDGNTSNEQNPVHAYTTEGTYTVSLKATNQFGNDSEVKDGYIIIDYKDPRSPVVEFTADPVSGAFPLTVQFTDASTGEPTDWLWDFGDGSTSTEQNPLHVYADPGVYVVKLTAMNEFGSSYLVKTDYISSYGILADTSWPKFRMDAKNSGISPYIGPQTNNTVWNITTDASFGYSSSLSIGSDGTIYFGGGYYDYNVYAMNPDGTVKWNYTVGKSVYSTTISSDGTIYFGCTDKNCYALNPDGTLKWSYTTDSYLAASPAIGSDGTIYFGGQSDGTGGTVYAMNPDGTLKWSYTDEDAGVSPACPAIGSDGTIYVPFQDGTVCALNPNGTEKWNFSTGGRIESSPVLDSDDTLYVGNRAGKVFAINPDGTEKWNYAVGGVVGMLGGFMYSSPIVGTDGTVYIGAYALGNFYALNPNGTLKWSCIDNGAFSGSPIIDANGIIYICNRNDKTLYAINPDGTIKWTYATGPSVTSTPALSEDGTLYIATDIVYDSHGDVIANGGIYAFCDPAKPPVASFISDITSGDVPLPVSFTDTSERAESWSWDFDSDGVVDSTEQNPKHTYVTPGTYTVTLTVSNTGGSDTVVIGDCITVLEAPASSPADEDTWYQFMKTAGHTGYSGSDAPDTNTLLWRSSKLTDDFTLVPSSSVAVADGKVFANAIIGPVDEDGNPEDGAVGQLVAFSMYNGRVYWNTTIAVPELGSWSSPAYDNGYVFTSTGANTTCINASTGAIKWIFTNPSNRASCNGGPVIAEGKVLCSDWDGLHYYCLDEATGTKLWNYTVDSSGSYTQGTPAISDGKIILTSWTDIYCLDMDGNLLWTKTSPSLGNICGSPSIAGELFYLTTYNFGSDDYPALFAFYLENGTLAWNSTIQRSDSTPTIVDGYLYVSGGAYVYSESQTYCFDALNGTLIWNTTKSDDGVGDWTCSIAVADGKAFVGKSAGSSFGHTGLYALNTATGKEVWHSDYAGDSPAIAADTVFSIGKESDGVSYLYAFKDDKSATPVADFSADVTEGIGPLTVQFNDLSTGAESWAWDFDNDGVVDSNKPNPQFIYTEKGTHSVKLTVTNSAGSSSELKVDYISVTYPSPDFIANVTEGTAPLTLEFTGNVSGLAPEYQNMWSWDVDGDGIYDYSPNFSITHTYTEPGTYTVIAKYDGWTPNVKTDYITVLSPMPVAKFSADVVSGTAPLTVNFTDQSTDAANWSWDFNCDGVVDSTEQNPQYTYTSAGEYSVNLTVTNSYGSDFEMKTDYITVSSGGSAGDAPVADFSADVTSGEASLTVCFTDTSTDAESWSWDFDGDGVADSIEQNPQFTYNEAGSFTVTLTVGNSAGDATETKTGYITVGESVEGWTSFQKDTSNSGITANAGPIISPDLNNSWNVFTHASSSSGIDTVPLVVNDSVYVFTTGGHVLAFNHTTGTLKWESIIPECSGFQVANPAYGNDKLFVPTADSRIFAFDALTGKELWNDSVETNSEYGQLNTPVIYDNGRIYFGQWVSYGSPGKYYCYTEDGIEVWNRDCTHGNKGYYWAGATVINDYLIFGGDDGYLISLYKTNGSLVDELDTDAGMIRSSVVYEEESGRLFTSTKNGYCISIKVNSDGTFNASSLLKSNALGLQSTSTPVIYNGRVYLGSGNSQASGPFLCLNSTDLVEIWRFTGTNGGIQSSPVISTAYDDGDGEVYIYFTTNTDSGRLYCLKDTATNYQMDSEEWYFEPESEKNEYTLQGVALVDGWLYYGNDAGYLFGLKAESNGSVPDSPVISFNSESTSVIEGQTIEIVVSIDYLPDGLSGYYLTMDIDDPAIAEIVGIEYPDWATLNDNSSLPGTSIYMKAADLYRTVDAGAEDVVLATLTVAGKEPGSANFTLDISRLENDIGSQINATLEIGTLEVTRTPIPGQTASPRDLDGDGLYEDLTGDGVCSFVDVEVLFYQMDWIEANMPSKVDYNGNGRVDFDDVVALFDMV; encoded by the coding sequence ATGAAACAAAACATGATCAAACACGGGATCATGATAAGCATGATCCTGCTACTGATGCTATCCCTTGTGGGCGTAGTTTCGGCGCATAACGTAACTGTCCCGTACAGCGGTGACAGCGGCAGTTCTTCTGTTAAGGACGTCCCTGCGGCGGACTTCACGGCAGATGTTACTTCAGGTACCGCTCCTTTCACTGTCAATTTTACAGACCAGTCCACAGGAGCTGCAAGCTGGTCCTGGGACTTTGACGGTGACGGAATTGAAGACTCTGCGGAGCAGAACCCGCAATATATATTCTATCCCGGAAACTATACCGTCAACCTGACGGTAAGCAATTCGGCGGGTTCCGACACCGAAAGTAAAGAAGATTATATCGGAGTTATCGGTCCGTACTCCACGGCTATGGCTAATGAGAACCCCGGCGCTCCCGATCCGGCAATACCTATGTATATCGGCCCTGAAGGCGACGGAAAATATGACACTTCCAGTGATGATAATATTAATTACAGGAATCCGATATTCGTTGCAAGACACACATCGGTCGTCGACTATTCACCCTCGGCTGAGATATCAGGAGGCACCCTTTCTCTTGGAGACCTGACCGAAGAGGAGATTGCTGCAGGTAAATCTCCGGGTGAGATCACCGTCTGGTTCGAAGCCCCGATATGCAATGGTAAGGGAACTGATTTCGTTTCAACTGAAAACGCATTCCTTGCCGATTCCACGGGTCTTCTCTTTGCTGAGCTTGGATATTTGGAGGTCTCTACCGACGGTGAATACTTTGCCCGGTTCCCGAGCGTATCCTATACTTCTGGAAGAGTCGGGGATTACGGAGGCATTGATTCTAGGAACGTATACAATCTTGTCGGAAAGCATGTCTCCATGTATGGCAACTACTGGGGAACTCCGTTCGACCTGGACGACCTTGCAGACGACCCCGGCGTTCTTAACGGCTCTCTCGACCTGAACGAGATCAATTATGTAAGAGTCATCGATATTCCGGGGAGTGGCCACTTCAAAGATTCACTTGGCAACCCGATATACGATGCATGGCCCACCTGGGGCACCGGAGGCCTTGAGTTCGGCGGCATAGATGTGATTTATTGTCGGCCGGCTGCCAACTTCACGGCAGACGAGACCACGGGCTCCGGGTCCCTTACGGTGCAATTTACTGACATCTCTACAGGGGGACCGACAACGTGGTTATGGGACTTTGGAGACGGTAACACTTCAAACGAACAAAACCCTGTGCATGCCTATACAACCGAAGGCACTTATACGGTCAGCCTGAAGGCTACAAATCAATTCGGCAATGATTCGGAGGTTAAGGATGGATACATAATAATTGATTATAAAGATCCAAGGAGCCCTGTTGTGGAGTTCACCGCCGATCCGGTTTCCGGCGCTTTCCCGCTGACCGTTCAGTTTACTGATGCTTCGACCGGGGAGCCAACAGACTGGCTTTGGGACTTCGGAGACGGTAGCACCTCTACCGAACAAAATCCCCTGCATGTCTATGCAGATCCCGGAGTTTATGTGGTAAAACTTACCGCCATGAATGAATTCGGTAGTTCGTATCTGGTGAAAACGGATTATATCTCGTCCTATGGTATCCTTGCGGATACATCCTGGCCCAAATTCCGTATGGATGCAAAGAACTCCGGAATATCTCCCTACATAGGTCCCCAGACCAATAATACCGTCTGGAACATTACCACAGATGCATCATTCGGTTATTCAAGTTCTTTGTCGATAGGTTCTGACGGTACAATCTATTTTGGAGGTGGCTACTACGACTACAATGTCTATGCCATGAATCCTGATGGGACAGTTAAGTGGAATTACACTGTCGGGAAGTCGGTCTACAGTACAACGATCAGTTCTGACGGCACGATCTATTTCGGATGTACTGACAAGAATTGCTATGCTCTGAATCCCGACGGGACACTCAAATGGTCGTACACCACAGATAGCTATCTCGCTGCTTCTCCTGCCATAGGTTCCGACGGCACGATCTATTTCGGAGGTCAAAGTGACGGCACCGGCGGTACTGTCTATGCCATGAACCCCGACGGAACACTCAAATGGTCGTACACTGACGAGGATGCTGGTGTCTCTCCTGCTTGTCCTGCCATCGGTTCCGATGGAACTATCTATGTACCTTTCCAAGACGGCACTGTCTGTGCCCTGAATCCCAACGGGACTGAAAAGTGGAATTTCAGTACTGGTGGCAGAATCGAGAGCAGTCCTGTGCTGGACTCGGACGATACCCTGTATGTAGGAAACAGAGCCGGCAAGGTATTTGCAATAAATCCTGACGGGACTGAAAAGTGGAACTATGCAGTGGGAGGAGTGGTAGGTATGTTAGGTGGTTTCATGTATAGTTCGCCCATTGTCGGCACTGACGGTACTGTCTATATCGGAGCTTACGCACTGGGAAATTTCTATGCCTTGAATCCAAACGGAACACTCAAATGGAGTTGTATCGACAACGGTGCTTTTAGCGGATCTCCGATCATAGATGCCAATGGCATTATCTATATCTGCAATAGAAATGATAAGACATTATATGCCATAAACCCGGACGGTACGATTAAATGGACATACGCTACAGGTCCTTCGGTAACCTCTACACCTGCACTCAGTGAAGACGGGACTCTTTATATCGCGACTGATATAGTTTACGATAGCCATGGCGATGTCATCGCCAACGGTGGAATATACGCCTTTTGCGACCCTGCCAAGCCTCCTGTAGCCAGCTTCATCTCCGACATAACCTCCGGCGATGTCCCGCTGCCCGTCAGCTTCACCGACACATCTGAACGTGCCGAAAGCTGGTCCTGGGACTTTGACAGCGATGGTGTTGTAGACTCCACGGAACAGAACCCAAAGCATACCTATGTCACTCCGGGAACCTACACCGTCACTCTTACGGTAAGCAATACCGGTGGCAGTGACACCGTAGTTATTGGAGACTGCATCACCGTGCTTGAAGCCCCAGCTTCCTCCCCGGCAGATGAAGATACCTGGTACCAGTTCATGAAGACCGCCGGACACACCGGGTACAGTGGCTCGGACGCACCCGACACCAACACCCTGCTCTGGAGAAGCAGCAAGTTAACTGATGACTTCACCCTTGTGCCCTCATCCTCTGTGGCCGTAGCAGACGGTAAGGTCTTTGCCAATGCTATTATCGGCCCGGTCGACGAGGACGGGAACCCAGAAGACGGAGCTGTCGGCCAGTTAGTCGCCTTCAGCATGTATAATGGACGAGTATACTGGAATACCACCATTGCAGTACCTGAACTGGGCTCATGGTCCTCTCCGGCCTATGACAATGGTTATGTCTTCACCTCTACTGGTGCAAACACCACCTGCATCAATGCAAGCACAGGTGCCATCAAATGGATTTTCACCAATCCTTCTAACAGGGCTTCCTGTAATGGCGGGCCTGTAATCGCAGAGGGCAAAGTCCTGTGCAGTGACTGGGACGGTCTTCATTATTACTGTCTCGATGAAGCCACAGGTACCAAACTGTGGAATTATACAGTTGACAGCAGTGGTAGCTACACCCAGGGAACTCCGGCTATCAGCGACGGGAAGATAATTCTCACAAGCTGGACAGACATTTATTGTCTCGACATGGATGGCAATCTGTTGTGGACAAAAACAAGTCCTTCCTTAGGCAACATCTGTGGTTCTCCATCGATTGCAGGGGAGTTGTTCTACCTGACTACCTATAACTTCGGTAGCGACGACTATCCGGCCCTGTTTGCCTTCTATCTTGAAAACGGCACTCTGGCATGGAATTCCACTATTCAGAGGAGTGATTCTACCCCTACCATCGTGGACGGTTATCTGTATGTAAGCGGTGGAGCCTACGTTTACTCTGAAAGCCAGACCTACTGCTTCGATGCATTGAACGGTACTCTAATCTGGAATACCACCAAATCTGACGACGGAGTAGGTGACTGGACATGTTCCATTGCAGTGGCTGATGGTAAGGCTTTTGTGGGCAAGTCCGCAGGTTCTTCCTTTGGCCATACCGGTCTCTATGCCCTGAATACCGCCACCGGCAAGGAAGTCTGGCATAGTGATTATGCCGGTGATTCTCCTGCCATTGCGGCAGATACGGTTTTCTCAATTGGCAAGGAGTCAGATGGTGTGTCATATCTGTATGCTTTTAAGGATGACAAATCAGCGACCCCTGTTGCGGATTTCTCTGCCGATGTGACTGAAGGAATAGGACCTCTGACAGTGCAGTTTAACGATCTTTCCACAGGTGCCGAAAGCTGGGCATGGGACTTTGACAATGACGGTGTGGTAGACTCCAACAAACCAAATCCACAGTTCATCTATACGGAGAAGGGTACACATTCTGTGAAACTCACAGTTACCAACTCAGCAGGAAGTAGTTCCGAACTGAAGGTAGATTATATCAGTGTAACCTATCCGTCCCCGGATTTCATAGCAAATGTAACTGAAGGAACTGCTCCTCTAACTCTGGAGTTCACTGGAAATGTTTCCGGTTTGGCTCCTGAGTACCAGAACATGTGGTCCTGGGATGTGGATGGTGACGGAATATATGATTACTCGCCGAATTTCAGCATAACCCACACCTACACAGAACCCGGCACTTACACCGTAATTGCAAAATACGATGGCTGGACACCGAATGTGAAGACCGACTACATAACTGTGCTTTCACCGATGCCTGTTGCTAAATTCTCTGCAGATGTGGTCTCAGGGACTGCACCGCTTACTGTCAACTTCACCGACCAGTCCACAGATGCTGCAAACTGGTCATGGGACTTCAACTGTGATGGAGTTGTAGATTCCACAGAGCAGAATCCGCAGTATACTTATACATCAGCCGGAGAATATTCAGTAAATCTAACGGTGACAAACTCCTATGGCAGCGACTTTGAAATGAAGACAGACTACATCACAGTCAGCAGTGGAGGAAGTGCAGGGGATGCACCAGTTGCCGACTTCTCTGCGGATGTCACCTCAGGAGAGGCATCGTTAACCGTTTGCTTCACCGACACCTCCACAGATGCTGAAAGCTGGTCATGGGACTTTGACGGTGACGGAGTTGCCGACTCCATCGAGCAGAACCCGCAGTTCACCTATAACGAGGCAGGTAGTTTCACCGTAACCCTCACTGTAGGCAACTCCGCAGGTGATGCTACCGAAACGAAGACAGGTTACATCACCGTGGGTGAATCCGTGGAAGGCTGGACTTCTTTCCAGAAAGACACCTCCAACAGCGGAATCACAGCCAATGCAGGTCCCATTATCTCCCCGGATCTGAATAATTCCTGGAACGTATTCACCCATGCCAGTTCAAGCTCCGGTATCGACACAGTACCCCTTGTGGTGAATGATTCTGTTTATGTCTTCACCACCGGAGGTCATGTTCTAGCCTTCAACCACACCACAGGTACCCTGAAGTGGGAAAGTATCATTCCTGAATGTTCTGGGTTCCAGGTAGCTAACCCCGCCTACGGTAACGACAAACTTTTCGTACCCACAGCCGACTCCCGGATATTCGCCTTTGACGCTTTGACCGGAAAAGAATTGTGGAACGATTCGGTGGAAACAAACAGTGAGTACGGTCAGCTTAACACTCCCGTCATCTATGACAATGGAAGGATCTACTTCGGTCAGTGGGTGTCCTATGGAAGTCCGGGCAAGTACTACTGCTACACCGAAGACGGCATCGAGGTCTGGAACAGGGACTGTACTCACGGGAACAAAGGCTACTACTGGGCCGGTGCGACCGTAATAAATGACTACCTAATCTTCGGCGGAGATGACGGGTACCTGATCTCACTTTACAAAACCAATGGCAGCCTTGTTGACGAGCTTGACACTGATGCAGGTATGATCCGCTCCAGTGTTGTTTATGAGGAGGAGAGCGGACGGCTGTTCACTTCTACAAAGAACGGCTATTGTATCAGTATTAAAGTGAATTCCGACGGAACATTCAATGCTTCTTCCCTGCTGAAGAGCAACGCTTTAGGTCTGCAATCAACCTCCACTCCTGTCATTTACAATGGGCGTGTGTATCTGGGTTCAGGCAATTCCCAGGCCTCCGGTCCGTTCCTGTGTCTCAACAGTACGGATCTGGTGGAAATCTGGCGGTTTACGGGCACCAATGGTGGTATCCAGTCTTCACCTGTGATATCCACGGCCTATGACGATGGTGACGGAGAAGTATACATTTACTTCACTACCAACACTGATTCCGGAAGATTGTACTGCCTGAAGGACACTGCTACCAATTACCAGATGGATTCTGAGGAATGGTACTTTGAGCCTGAAAGTGAAAAGAACGAGTATACTCTTCAGGGTGTGGCGTTGGTTGACGGTTGGCTGTACTATGGCAATGATGCAGGATACTTATTCGGGTTGAAAGCGGAAAGTAATGGCTCGGTTCCCGATTCTCCGGTTATTTCCTTCAATTCTGAATCCACCTCTGTCATCGAGGGCCAGACCATCGAGATCGTTGTCAGTATAGACTATCTGCCTGATGGCCTTTCAGGCTATTATCTTACCATGGACATCGATGACCCGGCAATTGCCGAGATAGTGGGCATCGAGTATCCTGACTGGGCAACACTCAATGATAACTCATCCCTACCCGGCACTTCTATCTACATGAAGGCAGCCGACCTGTACAGGACTGTGGATGCAGGAGCTGAGGATGTTGTACTTGCTACCCTCACCGTAGCAGGTAAAGAACCGGGAAGCGCCAACTTCACCCTGGATATCAGCAGACTGGAGAACGACATAGGTTCCCAGATCAATGCTACACTTGAGATTGGAACCCTCGAGGTCACCAGAACACCGATCCCAGGTCAGACCGCTTCTCCCCGTGACCTTGACGGAGACGGACTCTACGAAGACCTCACAGGCGACGGTGTCTGCAGTTTCGTGGACGTAGAAGTACTATTCTACCAGATGGACTGGATAGAGGCAAACATGCCATCAAAGGTTGATTACAACGGCAATGGCAGGGTTGACTTCGATGATGTGGTAGCCCTGTTCGATATGGTGTGA
- a CDS encoding methytransferase partner Trm112: MIELKKDLMDILACPVCKGDLVLNIEKENANEVVSGTLYCSVCDEYYPIEEGIPNMLPPDLRE, from the coding sequence GTGATCGAACTGAAAAAAGACCTTATGGATATTCTTGCCTGTCCCGTTTGCAAAGGGGATCTTGTCCTGAACATCGAAAAAGAGAATGCCAATGAGGTTGTTTCAGGCACCCTGTATTGTTCTGTTTGTGATGAGTACTATCCCATAGAGGAAGGTATTCCGAATATGCTTCCGCCTGATCTAAGGGAATGA